The Budorcas taxicolor isolate Tak-1 chromosome 18, Takin1.1, whole genome shotgun sequence genome window below encodes:
- the RIPOR1 gene encoding rho family-interacting cell polarization regulator 1: MSANKRGSPARTHSMMSLSVRPQRRLLSARVSRSQSFAGVLGSQERGPRSFPAFSPPGPPRKPPALSRVSKMFSVAHPAPKVPQPERLDLVYTALKRGLTAYLEVHQQEQEKLQGQIRESKRNSRLGFLYDLDKQVKSIERFLRRLEFHASKIDELYESYCVQRRLRDGAYNMVRAYSTGSPGSREARDSLAEATRGHREYTESMCLLESELEAQLGEFHLRMKGLAGFARLCVGDQYEIYMKYGRQRWKLRGRIESSGKQVWDSEETVFLPLLTEFLSIKVTELKGLANHVVVGSVSCETKDLFAALPQVVAVDINDLGTIKLSLEVTWSPFDKDDQPSAASTVNKSSTVTKRFSTYSQSPPDTPSLREQAFYNMLRRQEELENGTAWSLSSESSDDSSSPQLSGTARHSSAPRPLVQQPEPLPIQVAFRRAETSTSGPMDEEGAVAPALANGHAPYSRTLSHISEASVDAALAEASVEAADLESLVRGPSPPACPDPTHGEHPAPVPPALVAGCSATSPTLSTTGPAPSAHLGSANKTINSSSPELPTQTTTGSTSSAISPTHSAPSLTHSTTASTHKTVVSVLTATGPTPSTTGPVQTTTSPTHKPVLSPPTPAAPTPNTTDPVQTTASLSHTVTNLTHTVTSAINKPMVSTLITAVPTASATGPLQTTTSPTHTTTSPTHTTTSPTHTTTSPAHTTASPTHTTTSHTHTTASPTHTTTSPTHTTASPTYATTGPTHTTASPTYTTTGPTHTTASPTYTTTGPTHTTATTTPKAKMSTNTTTANAKDPVQTTSSPTHCVTSPTLTTVSPSTFLGFAKLSSPSANTDPPHLGTDPLSGSYLASTPCTQADPISPSTSHPSPACSSWEHLTSPSPDPPEAICQSPSLLPSPLAPVPQHPDPKVARAAPAPVPGAAGGAGDRRLEEALGALMAALDDYRGQFPELQGLEQEVTRLESLLMQRQGLTRSRASSLSITVEHALESFSFLNEDEDEDNDSPGDRPPNSLAPGAEDSLDSPSARPLSTECPALDAALVQHLYHCSRLLLKLGTFGPLRCQEAWALERLLREARVLEAVCELSRRWEMPATSAQEVVQFSASRPGFLTFWDQCTEGLSPFICPVERVLLTFCNQYSARLSLRQTGLAEAVCIKFLEDALGQKLPRSQAGPGEQLTVFQFWSYVEALDCSSMEAYVTETAEEVLLVRNLNSDDQAIVLKALRLAPEGRLQRDGLRALSSLLVHGNNKVMAAVSTQLRSLSLGPAFRERALLCFLDQLEDEDVQTRVAGCLALGCIKAPEGIEPLVYLCQTDTEAVREAARQSLQQCGEEGQSAHRRLEESLDALPRIFGPGSMASTAF; the protein is encoded by the exons ATGAGCGCCAATAAGAGAG GGAGCCCCGCGCGGACTCATTCCATGATGTCCCTGTCGGTGCGGCCGCAGCGCCGCCTGCTCAGCGCCCGGGTCAGTAGGAGCCAGTCCTTCGCAGGCGTCCTCGGAAGCCAGGAGCGGGGGCCCAG GAGCTTCCCGGCCTTCAGTCCCCCGGGGCCCCCTCGGAAGCCCCCGGCGCTCTCCCGAGTGTCCAAGATGTTTTCAGTGGCGCACCCTGCCCCCAAGGTCCCGCAGCCTGAGCGCCTGGACCTGGTGTACACTGCGCTCAAGCGAGGCCTGAC GGCCTATTTGGAAGTGCACCAGCAGGAGCAGGAGAAACTCCAAGGACAGATAAGGGAGTCCAAGAGGAATTCCCGCCTG GGCTTCCTGTATGACCTGGACAAG CAAGTCAAGTCCATTGAACGCTTCCTGCGGCGGCTGGAGTTCCATGCCAGCAAG ATTGATGAACTGTATGAGTCATACTGTGTGCAGCGGCGTCTCCGGGATGGCGCCTACAACATGGTCCGTGCCTACAGCACTGGCTCCCCGGGGAGCCGCGAAGCCCGGGACAGCCTGGCTGAGGCTACTCGAGGGCATCGCGAGTACACAGAG AGCATGTGTCTGCTGGAGAGTGAGCTGGAAGCACAGCTGGGCGAGTTCCACCTCCGGATGAAAG GGCTGGCCGGCTTCGCCAGGCTGTGTGTTGGTGACCAGTATGAG ATCTATATGAAATATGGGCGTCAGCGCTGGAAACTACGGGGCCGCATAGAGAGTAGTGGAAAGCAAGTGTGGGACAGCGAGGAAACCGTCTTTCTGCCTCTGCTCACGGAATTCCTGTCCATCAAG GTGACAGAACTGAAGGGCCTGGCCAACCATGTGGTTGTAGGAAGCGTCTCCTGTGAGACCAAGGACCTGTTCGCTGCCTTGCCCCAGGTTGTAGCAGTGGACATTAATGACCTCGGCACCATCAAGCTCAGCTTGGAAGTGACATGGAG TCCCTTTGACAAGGACGACCAGCCCTCAGCTGCTTCTACTGTCAACAAGTCCTCTACAGTCACCAAGCGCTTCTCCACCTATAGCCAGAGCCCACCAGACACACCCTCGCTTCGGGAACAGGCCTTTTAT aATATGCTGCGGCGGCAGGAGGAGCTGGAGAATGGGACAGCATGGTCCCTGTCATCTGAATCTTCTGATGACTCATCCAGCCCACAGCTCTCAGGCACTGCCCGCCACTCCTCAGCCCCCAGGCCCCTGGTACAGCAGCCTGAGCCTCTGCCCATCCAAGTTGCCTTCCGTAGGGCTGAGACCTCCACTTCTGGGCCCATGGATGAGGAGGGGGCTGTAGCCCCAGCCCTGGCCAATGGGCATGCCCCCTACAGCCGGACTCTGAGCCATATCAGTGAGGCCAGTGTGGACGCTGCCCTGGCTGAGGCTTCAGTGGAGGCTGCAGACCTAGAAAGTCTAGTCCGGGGACCTAGCCCACCTGCGTGCCCAGATCCCACCCATGGGGAGCACCCTGCTCCTGTCCCTCCTGCCCTGGTTGCTGGCTGTTCTGCCACAAGCCCCACTCTCAGTACAACAGGCCCTGCCCCATCTGCTCACCTAGGCTCGGCTAACAAGACCATAAATTCTAGCTCTCCTGAACTGCCCACCCAGACCACTACAGGCTCCACCTCTAGTGCCATAAGCCCTACCCATAGTGCTCCAAGCCTCACTCACTCTACCACAGCTTCTACCCACAAGACCGTGGTCTCTGTCCTCACTGCCACAGGTCCTACCCCCAGTACCACAGGGCCAGTCCAGACCACCACAAGTCCCACCCACAAACCAGTGCTTTCTCCCCCGACTCCTGCAGCTCCTACCCCCAATACTACAGACCCAGTCCAGACCACCGCAAGCCTCAGCCACACTGTCACAAACTTGACACACACTGTCACAAGCGCTATCAACAAGCCCATGGTCTCTACTCTCATTACCGCAGTCCCTACAGCCAGTGCCACAGGTCCACTGCAGACTACCACTAGCCCCACCCACACCACCACAAGCCCCACCCACACCACCACAAGCCCCACCCATACCACCACAAGCCCAGCCCACACTACTGCAAGCCCCACCCATACCACCACAAGCCATACCCATACTACTGCAAGCCCCACCCACACCACCACAAGCCCCACCCATACTACTGCAAGCCCCACCTATGCCACCACAGGCCCTACCCACACTACTGCCAGCCCCACCTACACCACCACAGGCCCTACCCACACTACTGCAAGCCCCACCTACACCACCACAGGCCCCACCCACACTACTGCAACTACTACTCCCAAAGCCAAGATGTCAACTAACACCACTACAGCCAATGCTAAGGACCCAGTCCAGACCACCAGTAGTCCCACTCATTGTGTCACAAGCCCCACTCTTACAACTGTAAGCCCCTCCACTTTTCTAGGCTTTGCCAAGCTCTCCAGCCCCTCTGCAAATACAGACCCTCCCCACCTAGGCACTGACCCCCTGTCTGGTAGTTACCTAGCCTCCACTCCTTGCACTCAGGCAGACCCCATATCCCCCAGCACCTCCCATCCAAGTCCTGCTTGTTCCAGTTGGGAGCACCTCACAAGCCCTTCCCCAGACCCCCCAGAAGCCATCTGTCAGAGCCCAAGTCTCCTTCCCTCACCCCTAGCCCCTGTGCCCCAGCATCCAGACCCTAAAGTGGCCAGGGCTGCTCCTGCCCCAGTTCCAGGGGCAGCTGGAGGGGCTGGGGACAGGAGGCTGGAAGAGGCTCTGGGGGCCCTGATGGCTGCCCTGGATGACTATCGTGGCCAGTTTCCCGAGCTGCAGGGTCTGGAGCAGGAGGTGACCCGGCTAGAGAGTCTGCTTATG cagagacaaggcctgactcggAGCCGGGCCTCCAGTCTCAGCATCACTGTGGAGCATGCCCTAGAAAGCTTCAGCTTCCTCAATGAGGATGAAGATGAAGACAATGACAGTCCTGGGGACAG GCCCCCAAACAGCCTAGCACCTGGGGCTGAGGACAGCCTTGACTCGCCCAGTGCCCGACCCCTCAGCACAGAGTGTCCAGCTCTGGATGCTGCCTTGGTTCAGCACCTGTATCACTGCAGCCGCCTCCTGCTG AAACTGGGCACATTTGGGCCCCTGCGCTGCCAGGAGGCATGGGCCCTGGAGCGGCTACTGCGGGAGGCCCGAGTGCTCGAAGCAGTATGCGAGCTCAGCAGGCGATGGGAAATGCCTGCCACCTCTGCCCAGGAAG TGGTGCAGTTCTCGGCCTCTCGGCCCGGCTTCCTGACCTTCTGGGACCAATGCACAGAGGGACTCAGCCCTTTCATCTGCCCTGTGGAGCGGGTGCTCCTCACCTTCTGCAATCAGTACAGCGCCCGTCTCTCCCTGCGCCAGACAGGCTTAGCCGAGGCTG TGTGCATCAAGTTCCTGGAGGATGCCCTGGGCCAGAAGCTGCCCCGGAGCCAGGCAGGCCCTGGAGAGCAGCTCACCGTCTTCCAGTTCTGGAGTTACGTCGAAGCCTTGGACTGCTCCTCCATGGAGGCCTATGTAACCGAGACAGCTGAGGAGG tgttactggtgCGGAatctgaactcagatgaccaggcTATTGTGCTGAAGGCCCTGAGGTTGGCACCTGAGGGGCGGCTCCAAAGGGACGGGCTCCGGGCCCTCAGCTCTCTGCTTGTCCATGGGAACAACAAGGTCATGGCTGCTGTCAGCACTCAGCTCCGGAGCCTTTCGCTGGGCCCTGCCTTCAGGGAAAGG GCCCTGCTGTGCTTCCTGGACCAGCTGGAGGATGAGGATGTGCAGACCAGAGTGGCCGGCTGCCTG